CCAGCTTTTCAATATATTTGCGTTGGCTCTCTAGTATATATTCGGGTTTGGTGTAAATATTATTGGTGCCATTAATAAGACCAACAGCTTGATCTTTACAAATAAAAACCTGTTTTCTATCATCTTCATAGATATCTTCGAGAGGAATTTGAAGAAAATCTGCTATTTTAACCCATTCTTCGTCTCTAATCCCTAAAACTCCTTTTTCTTTACGGCTATAATTAGAAACGCCCATACATAAGACATCAGCGATTTCTTTTTGAGTAGCACCTTTTTCTTTTCTAGCTTTAATGAGCTTTTGTTTTATCATAATTGATGATATTTGCACAAATATGCAAATTATTTGCAAATAAATTACAGTGATTTTAGGTTAAAGAATATTTGATTTGTATGAAACTTTTTATTAACCTTTAAAATTTAAAACAATGAGTAAATTAAGTTTAGACGCCTTAGCGCAAAGAGCAGACCAAATTGCCTCTGAGGATTTGTTAAATTCGATTAATGGAGGTACTGAGAATGATTGTCATGATAATAATTCAAATGATAATACAACTGAAACAAGAGAAGTTCAAGTTGATAATACTGAAGTAGCTAAGCCCCATTACAAGCATGATTCAGGGCCACAGTAAACTGTTATGTAATAGTAATATTGAAGTAATGAGTTTCATCACTTCAATATTACTATATTTAAATTTTCTAATAGAATTATGATCAAAATTTTTAAATATGTATTATTATCATCATTGTTCATATTCATAACTGATGATTTTGACTCCTGTCCTAGTTCGCAAGATGAAAAGATAGTATTATCAATAGATTACCAAGTTTATAATCAATTGAACACTTACAAAGAATTAGAAGGTTTAAAAAATTTTCTTGAAGAATATTTTAATGCTGAAAGCTACGAAGAGATAAAGAGTTTCTGGATAACTAAAGATACGGATAAAATCAGCTATCAACACGATATAATTAATAAAAATCTTCAAAAACACTATCCATATTATAAGCCAACTTTATATGCCATTGAAAAACTAAAGAAAAATAATTTTTTATTGAAAATTTCTCTCATTGGAAATCCAGAAGGCTTCAACTCAATATTGGCGTCTCATAATCTTAGGATTAGGCACACTGAAGATAACTGCTTTAAATTAGTCAACATACCAAATGAGAAATTGAAAAAAATGAATAAATTTTCATATGGAAATGTTACTTTTTATACACCAAATAAAGAATCAGACCATGATGACATAAGCAAACATGTAAAATTTGAGCACAAGCTAGTTGATTTTTTTGAAGTTGAATTAGAAAATTACAGTATAGTTAAATTTAAAAATACTAAAGAGTTGTACAACTTTTTAGGTTTTGACTACCATGATGCTATGTATCTAAACGAAAGTTATGGTGGGATGTATATACCATATGATAAAATTCTTTTAAATGGTAATAATTCAGTTTTTTACCCACATGAGTTAACACATTTATATTCAAGTAAAAAAATTAAAGTAAAAAATAATTTAATTGACGAGGGTTTCGCAACATTTATAGGTGGTTCTTTAGGGTTTGATTATACATATCATATTAAAAATTTACAGAAATATTTTACAAGTAAAGATGACAAATTAATGGACTTTATCTTGGATCAAGAACTTTATAATAAATTAATAGGCAAAAGTTCTACAGTAAAATATTCTGTAGGTTCTTTTTTATGTCATGTAATATATAAGCATAAAAATAGAGAAGGTGTTATGAGTCTATTAGAGACTGGAAAATCCCCGGCAGACCTCCATAATAATTTAAAAAATCTGTTAAATTTAAACGAAAATGATTTAGAAAATTTTCTTGAAAGTGAATTAAGAAAATTTACTAAGGGGTTTGACGTTTTAAGTTAATTTATTCTTAACTATTTAATATATTTGCACAATATTCAAATAATCTACAAGTAACTTAAACTAGATTTTAGGTTAAGGATTGTTTAATTTGTACAAAAACTTTTTATTAACCTTTGAAATCTAAAACAATAAGTAAATCAAATTTAGACGCTTTAGCGCAAAGAGCAAACCAAATTACTATTAGGATATATTAAATTCAATTAAATGGAGGTAATGAGAATTGTTGCTATGAAGTTGAGCCTATGCCTAGGGACACAACAATAGACGATCTTGTATCCAAAAGCTAATTATTTATATATAATAT
This genomic window from Flavobacterium sp. CS20 contains:
- a CDS encoding helix-turn-helix transcriptional regulator — translated: MIKQKLIKARKEKGATQKEIADVLCMGVSNYSRKEKGVLGIRDEEWVKIADFLQIPLEDIYEDDRKQVFICKDQAVGLINGTNNIYTKPEYILESQRKYIEKLEIEIKELKQKLSEIN